From the genome of Tachysurus vachellii isolate PV-2020 chromosome 2, HZAU_Pvac_v1, whole genome shotgun sequence, one region includes:
- the LOC132863874 gene encoding GTPase IMAP family member 8-like, whose translation MASIGDPPQESGLRIILIGPREVNVASIGNIILGREVFVSQNSSKCIKRDGEIAGRKVTVVVTPNRWSTLPLIDTSKRDKQELMLSMILCEPGPHAILLAVGEEEVTKDMALSMEEHTELLGQEVWDHTILLYSCGKQQEKCVKESGEAFKRIANKCGHRSHILSDTNQGDRIQVRELLKKIDDMVQKNKGKHCEIHEKIYLVQKWREAEDKRAEQRLQKTKELREMMRSKMGSTSHSSEIRILLTGYQFSGKSSTGNTILAQEAFMAFPKKRMSKCVKSEGDVKGRHVTVVDTPGRWRIHPVEYTTELCNQDLVLSVTQCPPGPHILLVLVRLDTSFTERNKRAVKGHLQLFGENVWRHTMVLFTCGDLLGETTIEQFIETEGKALQWLVQKCNNMYHVFNNNNKDDRSQVSELLEKIDEVVASNGGGHFEMDQKIFHGLQKKREMAEDQAKKRRLKAEEAQKSKRGASVSEIGASPSDPEVNIVLIGYRKAGKTTTGNIMLGKNLFSRQKTFQSEQQHGQVAGRQVVVVDTPGWDWVHDLEETPELDWQIVQSVHTHCSKGAPVVFLLVVRAAFSFKEVNKLITEEYLQLLGDCVWNHTIVLFTTGAWMEDIDIELHIESEGDALQWLVEKCGNRYHVMDTKGKKAAVQVPELMRKIEQVVANNKSCPFQLDKELCEKFEKQCSTVSNQTSQRMLHVRKEYSSMISLPPYMDDDDGFGSSQSLHHETSFTP comes from the exons ATGGCTTCAATTGGAGACCCACCTCAAGAATCAG GTCTGAGGATTATCCTAATTGGACCCCGTGAGGTAAACGTGGCTTCAATTGGAAACATTATTCTTGGGAGAGAGGTGTTTGTGTCTCAGAATAGTAGCAAGTGcataaagagagatggagagatagctGGTAGAAAAGTAACAGTGGTAGTCACACCTAATCGATGGTCCACACTTCCTCTGATTGACACATCAAAACGAGATAAACAAGAACTAATGCTCAGCATGATTCTGTGTGAGCCTGGACCTCACGCCATCCTTCTAGCCGTTGGTGAGGAGGAGGTCACAAAGGACATGGCTCTGTCAATGGAGGAGCACACAGAGCTTCTTGGCCAGGAAGTTTGGGATCatacaatattattatactCATGTGGCAAACAGCAAGAAAAATGTGTTAAGGAATCAGGAGAAGCTTTCAAGAGGATTGCAAATAAATGTGGACACAGATCTCACATTCTCAGTGACACAAATCAGGGTGATAGAATTCAGGTCAGAGAACTACTAAAGAAGATAGATGACAtggtacagaaaaacaaaggcaAACACTGTGAGATACACGAGAAAATCTACCTTGTTCAGAAATGGAGGGAAGCTGAAGATAAACGAGCAGAACAAAGGCTGCAAAAGACAAAGGAACTGAGAGAGATGATGAGATCAAAAATGG gaaGCACAAGCCACAGTTCTGAGATCAGAATTTTGCTAACAGGATATCAGTTTTCTGGAAAAAGCTCAACAGGAAACACAATCCTGGCACAAGAAGCATTTATGGCATTTCCAAAAAAGAGGATGTCAAAGTGTGTAAAAAGTGAAGGAGATGTTAAAGGAAGGCACGTTACTGTAGTGGATACTCCAGGACGATGGAGAATTCACCCAGTCGAGTACACTACTGAGCTTTGCAATCAGGACCTGGTGCTTAGCGTAACTCAGTGTCCACCAGGACCCCACATTTTGCTTGTGCTTGTCCGTTTAGACACTTCGTTCACTGAAAGGAACAAGAGGGCAGTTAAGGGCCACTTGCAGCTTTTTGGTGAGAATGTTTGGAGACACACCATGGTACTGTTCACCTGTGGGGACCTTCTGGGAGAAACAACAATTGAGCAGTTTATTGAAACTGAAGGGAAAGCTCTGCAGTGGCTAGTGCAGAAATGTAACAACATGTACCATGtgtttaacaacaacaataaggaTGATCGCTCTCAGGTTTCTGAGCTGCTGGAAAAGATTGATGAGGTTGTTGCTAGTAACGGTGGTGGCCATTTTGAAATGGACCAGAAGATTTTTCACGGGCTCCAAAAGAAGAGGGAGATGGCAGAAGACCAAGCTAAAAAAAGGAGACTGAAGGCAGAAGAGGCACAAAAATCGAAAAGAGGAGCTTCAGTATCTGAAATAG GAGCCTCACCTAGTGATCCTGAGGTCAACATTGTATTAATTGGTTATAGAAAAGCTGGAAAGACCACAACTGGAAACATTATGTTAGGCAAAAACCTTTTTTCCAGACAAAAGACTTTTCAGAGTGAGCAGCAACATGGACAAGTAGCAGGAAGACAGGTAGTTGTAGTAGACACTCCAGGCTGGGACTGGGTCCATGATTTGGAGGAAACACCTGAGCTTGACTGGCAGATAGTGCAGAGTGTTCACACTCATTGTTCCAAAGGTGCACCGGTTGTTTTCCTACTGGTCGTGCGAGCAGCTTTTTCCTTCAAAGAGGTGAACAAACTCATTACTGAAGAATATCTGCAACTTCTTGGTGACTGCGTCTGGAATCACACCATAGTGCTGTTCACTACTGGGGCCTGGATGGAAGACATAGACATAGAACTGCACATTGAGAGTGAAGGGGATGCACTGCAGTGGCTTGTAGAAAAATGTGGGAACAGATACCATGTTATGGACACTAAAGGAAAGAAAGCAGCTGTACAAGTCCCTGAACTGATGAGAAAGATTGAACAAGTAGTGGCAAATAACAAGAGCTGTCCTTTTCAGTTAGACAAAGAACTCTGTGAGAAATTTGAGAAGCAATGTTCCACTGTCAGCAATCAAACCTCACAAAGGATGTTACACGTCAGAAAGGAATACAGCAGCATGATCTCGCTTCCACCTTACA tggatgatgatgatggcttTGGCTCATCTCAATCTCTGCACCATGAGACTTCATTTACTCCATAA